Genomic segment of Malus domestica chromosome 15, GDT2T_hap1:
AGTCattgtgttttcaatttggctaatttgatcattgtgtttatctctgttagccaattaaggacattttatccaatttttgaatttttttttataaattattataaacttatatatttgatttaaaatatttaaaaatgaaataaaaataaaaatttaaaaaaaaaatttttccTCCCAACTCTCCAACCTCCTCCCTaacattaaaataaatgggCCTGATTTAATAATCCGGTGCTTATTTAATACaaggcttaaatgtcaaaatagtCTATGTGTTATAGCCAAATGGCCAATTTAGTCTCCGTGTTTTTTATTTGGCTAATTTAGTCATCGTGTTTGTCTATGTTAGCTAATTAAGGACATTTCATTCAAtctcttttaaaaaattcataagaaaaattatatgagaTATAATTACCCTTTCTCTTTATAGAAAAATGAAAGTCAATGAGAAATAACACATATAAGAGATAAAACTTTCAATCTGAAAAATGATTAAGGTTGTGACATAGAAAAGAGagggggtaatgttagggaggagGTCGGAGAGTTGGgagtataatatatattttttaatttttaattttatttcattttaaaatattttaaatcaaataaataattttataaataagtttataataatttataattttttttttcaaaaattggataaaatgtCTTTAATTGGCTAACAGAGATAAACACAATGACCAAACTGGCCAAAACACAAGGAccattttaacatttaagccTATATCTTTTGACATGCTCTTAGTAAGCTAAGATTATGACAATTTCATAATACACTTCTCTCCGATCTAAAGCAATAAAAACGTTAAGAAACATATCGATAACATTTGatataataaaagaaaagaaaaataatcgaAGCATGATCTgaacaaataaaaagaacaaaaatataaCCACAGCAAGTGACCCAGTGATAAAGGCGCGGACTGCGGCTTcccattaaacaaaaaaatgtgggagGTCCCGAGTTCGATACTCTGAGCTGGTGAGTCTGTTTGACCATGGCCACGAACAGGATGAAATTTTCCATAGCCTCTCTGAATCTGAAGAGGTGGATAAGTGTAGCTTGCAACcgattgttcttttttttttcaaaaaaaaaagaaaaagaacaaaaaatatatGAGACTGATACATGTATTTACTTAATACATCTGTACGTATTAAGGAAATACAAAGTCTGGCGCTAGAAAACGTAAATCTGATTCCGACCCATTCAAAAGCCGGTTGCAAAGCCCACAGACCAATTCAAGAAAGTGGGCTATCCTTGTTTTCCATCTAAAAAAAGAGGGAAAATTTTGGTCAGCTTTGGGCCACAAGAAAACCATTAAAAAAAACCGCCACGCACACGAAGACAAAAAGAAgcaaaactctctctctttctctagatTCCAGACTTGAAGAAGACGAGGAGGAAAATGGCGAGCTGTGTGTGCTGCAGGCCGTCGATTGTGGCCAGACCGATTCAAAACGACGGCTTTCGAACATCGTTGGAAGCTCTAAATCGCGTTGGGGTTGTCGTACCTTACGGTACAAGCACAAGGTCCTTCGGAAGGGTTTGCGGCGTGCGAGCTTCCGCTGTGGACTCGTATGAAAGTTCATCGAATTTCGCTAATCGCATGGAAAAAGCTTGGTTAATCTCTAAGGTAATTCTGTTTTCGGTAAATTGGGTCTGGTTTTATTTAGAAATGATGTTTAATGCGATTGAATTCGATAATTAGGTCTGACCAAAACCCTAATGGAGTGAAAATTTCAGATTGAATCTTGATGAAACGTACCTTATGCATTTTTTCCGTTTGGTTTGTCGCTCGATTCTCATTTGATTTACTCAATCCAACGACTACTTAGGAAAAAGGAGGGAGGAAAAACGAGTGCGGAAATCATTTCGGATAAAATTTAGCTGTGCTTGGTGTAATAGAAGGATAGAACATGGATAGAATTTGGTTTAGTTTAGGTGCTACGAGAAGGTACCGTCGCAAATTAGAACCCAAGTACATGTTGCATTGTTGCATTGTGAAGGGTTGATGCTCGCAGATTAGAGTTCGACACCATTCAATCAAAGAGACCCACACAAATCTATTGGTTGTTGTCTAACCTTTAGATGCGGGTCTCTAattcttaacattctttgattaaaactttaatagtattcaaagtttgattaaAGTCATTTCACTTTGTACACCTcgttatattactattaatatttatatttttatagttttgacattaattatttgatattttatgagatttataatcatataaatttaaaatccatcattataatactattagaaatggttacaataaaaaaattcaaacattttgatttaataaatggataaaaactatgtaaaaataagaaataataaatggcaaaagaatgtatccatagtgttaaaaaaaattggtaccttttaagaaaaaataggtacatttcacatataacaaagtggtacattaataaagaagaatgggtacattataaataaattagggtgcatataaaagattaaaaaattatgagtacaaatgaatttttaaaaaatataggtgctaaaagaaattaataaatgggtacaaaataaaactaaaaagaaaatactacaaattttaaaaaaatgttggaaattaaaagtgggtacaaactaaaaacataaatatatgatacaaagtttaggcataaaacataaatataccatatgtaatttttctatcattgattaaatatataatatcatgtgacggtatacacatgggacaaacacaaataaaactttaagaaattgggcacaaaaagaaactaatatatgggtacaaattaaaaatgaaaagaaaattggttcaaattaaaaaatatttacaattaaaaataggtacaaactaaaa
This window contains:
- the LOC103442375 gene encoding uncharacterized protein is translated as MASCVCCRPSIVARPIQNDGFRTSLEALNRVGVVVPYGTSTRSFGRVCGVRASAVDSYESSSNFANRMEKAWLISKQPRPIACSSCNSNGHTECKWCAGTGFFILGDNMLCQVSPKSTTCVICTGKGSMRCSDCKGTGFRAKWLGQPPISK